A DNA window from Oryzias latipes chromosome 5, ASM223467v1 contains the following coding sequences:
- the mrto4 gene encoding mRNA turnover protein 4 homolog yields the protein MPKSKRDKKISLTKTTKKGLESKQKLIEELRKCVDTYRNLFIFSVENMRNNKLKDIRTAWKHSRFFFGKNKVMIVALGKGSPDEYKDNLHKVSKFLRGEVGVLFTNKTKDEVYEYFSHFKEMDFARAGNQAQMDVTLDEGPLEQFPHSMEPQLRQLGLPTALKKGVVTLLKDYEVCKEGDILTPEQARILKLFAIEMAEFKVKIKCMWNSETTEFQGLAGEEEPELDDHDDDEEDEDAE from the exons ATGCCCAAGTCAAAGAGAGACAAGAAAa tttCGTTAACGAAAACCACGAAGAAAGGATTGGAGTCGAAGCAGAAATTAATTGAGGAG ttaaGAAAATGCGTGGACACATACAGGAACCTGTTCATATTTTCTGTTGAAAATATGAGGAATAACAAGTTAAAAGATATCCGGACAGCATGGAAGCACAGCAG ATTCTTCTTTGGCAAAAATAAAGTCATGATTGTAGCTTTGGGGAAAGGAAGTCCAGATGAATACAAAGACAATTTGCACAAG GTCAGCAAGTTTCTGCGAGGGGAAGTTGGGGTTCTcttcacaaacaaaacaaaggatgaAGTATATGA ATACTTCAGTCATTTCAAAGAGATGGATTTTGCCCGCGCTGGAAACCAAGCTCAGATGGACGTAACGCTGGACGAGGGACCTCTTGAGCAGTTCCCACACTCAATGGAGCCTCAGCTAAGACAGCTGGGGCTTCCCACTGCCCTCAAGAAGG GAGTGGTAACGTTGCTGAAAGACTACGAAGTCTGCAAAGAAGGAGACATCCTAACTCCTGAGCAGGCTCGGATTCTG AAACTTTTTGCCATCGAGATGGCAGAATTCAAAGTGAAGATCAAATGTATGTGGAATTCAGAAACAACGGAATTCCAGGGCTTGGCTGGTGAGGAGGAACCAGAGCTGGACGACCATGACGACGACGAAGAGGATGAGGATGCAGAATAG